The Callithrix jacchus isolate 240 chromosome X, calJac240_pri, whole genome shotgun sequence genome contains a region encoding:
- the LOC144581122 gene encoding uncharacterized protein LOC144581122 has product MMYLLHSSTSSLGFLSDATVTQNVREEELENKLPTSNNDLLTVLQTLTFLATAVLPAMSTRDQYSTITHNVHEEKTKNAEAEPNNVFSTIPPALINMGAAGVSSMSTRDQYAAVTHSVREEKRSNSQPVPDNVLSTAPPGLGNMAAAGISSRRTRDLYATVTQNVREEELENKQPTSNNDLLTVLQTLTFLATAVLPAMSTRDQYSTITHNVHEEKIKNAEAEPNNVFSTIPPALINMGAAGVSSMSTRDQYAAVTHSVREKKRSNSQPVPDNVLSTAPPGLGNMAAAGISSRRTRYLCMSAS; this is encoded by the exons ATGATGTATTTActtcacagctcaacctcttcattggGTTTTCTTTCAGATGCTACCGTCACTCAAAATGTCCGTGAAGAGGAGCTGGAAAATAAGCTACCAACATCTAATAACGACTTGTTGACTGTTCTACAAACACTTACATTTTTGGCCACAGCTGTTCTgccagccatgagcaccagggatcagt attctaccatcactcacaacGTCCATGAGGAGAAGACTAAAAATGCTGAAGCAGAACCCAATAATGTCTTCTCAACTATTCccccagcacttattaatatggGAGCAGCTGGTgtttcatccatgagtaccagggatcagt atgctgcagtcacgcACAGCGTCCGTGAAGAGAAGAGAAGTAACAGCCAACCGGTACCGgataacgtcttgtcaactgctccaccagggcttggtaatatggcagcagctggaatttcatccagaagaaccagagatctgt aTGCTACCGTCACTCAAAATGTCCGTGAAGAGGAGCTGGAAAATAAGCAACCAACATCTAATAACGACTTGTTGACTGTTCTACAAACACTTACATTTTTGGCCACAGCTGTTCTgccagccatgagcaccagggatcagt attctaccatcactcacaacGTCCAcgaggagaagattaaaaatgctgaAGCAGAACCCAATAATGTCTTCTCAACTATTCccccagcacttattaatatggGAGCAGCTGGTgtttcatccatgagtaccagggatcagt atgctgcagtgacGCATAGCGTCCGTGAAAAGAAGAGAAGTAACAGCCAACCGGTACCtgataacgtcttgtcaactgctccaccagggcttggtaatatggcagcagctggaatttcatccaggaGGACCAGatatctgtgtatgtctgcttcttag
- the LOC144581128 gene encoding uncharacterized protein LOC144581128 has protein sequence MSTRDQYSTITHNVHEEKIKNAEAEPNNVFSTIPPALINMGAAGVSSMSTRDHYAAVTHSVREEKRSNSQPVPDNVLSTAPPGLGNMAAAGISSRRTRDLCMSAS, from the exons atgagcaccagggatcagt ATTCTACCATAACTCACAACGTCCAcgaggagaagattaaaaatgctgaAGCAGAACCCAATAATGTCTTCTCAACTATTCccccagcacttattaatatggGAGCAGCTGGTgtttcatccatgagtaccagggatcact atgctgcagtcacgcACAGCGTCCGTGAAGAGAAGAGAAGTAACAGCCAACCGGTACCtgataacgtcttgtcaactgctccaccagggcttggtaatatggcagcagctggaatttcatccaggaggaccagagatctgtgtatgtctgcttcttag
- the LOC144581225 gene encoding uncharacterized protein LOC144581225 → MAAAGVSSMSTRDQYAAVTHNVHEAKINNGQRALDTILPTAPPGLGNMAAAGTSSTRTRDAAVTHNIREAKINNIQLAHDNVLSAAPPGLGNMVAARISSMKTTGATVTQNVCKEKTENEQPTPSNVLSTVLQGLPYLATAGLPAMSARDQYATITHTVHEARIKNAEGAPNNVFPTVSPTHINMAAAGVSSMSTRDQCKFVHSVHCPTWFPHACIV, encoded by the exons atggcagcagcaggtgtttcatccatgagtaccagggatcagt atgctgcggtTACTCACAATGTCCATGAAGCGAAGATAAATAACGGCCAACGAGCACTTGACACCATCTTGccaactgctccaccagggcttggtaatatggcagcagctggaacttcatccacgaggaccagag atgctgcagtcactcacaatatccgtgaagcaaagataaataacatCCAACTAGCACATGACAACGTGTTGtcagctgctccaccaggtcttggtaatatgGTAGCAGCCAGAATTTCATCCATGAAAACCACag GTGCAACCGTCACTCAAAATGTCTGCAAAGAAAAGACCGAAAATGAGCAACCAACACCTagtaacgtcttgtcaactgttctccaaggacttccttatttggcaacagctggtctcccagccatgagcgccagggatcagt atgctaccatcactcacaCTGTCCATGAGGCAAGGATAAAAAATGCTGAAGGAGCACCCAATAATGTCTTCCCAACTGTTTCCCCTACAcatattaatatggcagcagcgggtgtttcatccatgagtaccagggatcagtgtaagtTTGTTCACTCGGTgcactgtcctacttggtttccacaTGCTTGCATAGTGTAA
- the LOC144581127 gene encoding uncharacterized protein LOC144581127 has product MENGPSQTGITIAQHVCEEKIESDKTAPHEFLSTITAGLRNFTEADAAVTQNVREEKINNHQPAPDNVLSAAPPGLGNLAAAGISSKRTRDLYATITQNVCKEKMENDQPTPNKVLSTVLQGLPYLATAGLPAMSTRDQYAAITHNVREAKINNGQLAPDNVLSAAPPGLGNTATAGISSTRNTDATITQNVRKEKMENNQPTPNNVLSTVLQGLPYLATAGLPAMSTRDQYSTITHNVREEKIKNAQTAPNNVFSAIPPARINMAAAGVSSMSTRDQCTFVHLACCPTWFLYACVVS; this is encoded by the exons atggaaaatggcccATCCCAAACTG GTATTACCATTGCTCAACATGTCTgtgaagaaaagatagaaagtGACAAAACAGCACCTCATGAATTCTTGTCAACTATTACAGCAGGGCTTAGGAATTTCACAGAAGCAG atgctgcggtCACTCAGAATGTCCGtgaagagaagataaataacCACCAACCAGCACCTGATAACGTCTTATCAGCTGCTCCACCAGGGCTTGGTAAtttggcagcagctggaatttcatctaagaggaccagagatctgt atgctaccatcactcaaaatgtctgcaaagagaagatggaaaatgaccaaccaacacctaataaggtcttgtcaactgttctccaaggacttccttatttggcaacagctggtctcccagccatgagcaccagggatcagt atgctgccatcactcacaatgtccgtgAAGCCAAGATAAATAACGGCCAACTAGCACCTGACAATGTCTTGtcagctgctccaccaggtcttggtaataCGGCaacagctggaatttcatccacgaggaaCACAG atgctaccatcactcaaaatgtccgcaaagagaagatggaaaataaccaaccaacacctaataacgtcttgtcaactgttctgCAAGGACTTCCatatttggcaacagctggtctcccagccatgagcaccagggatcagt attctaccatcactcacaatgtccgtgaggagaagattaaaaatgcccaaaCGGCACCCAATAATGTCTTCTCAGCTATTCCACCAGCAcgtattaatatggcagcagcgggtgtttcatccatgagtaccagggatcagtgtacgTTTGTTCACTTGGCGtgctgtcctacttggtttctatATGCATGTGTAGTGTCATGA
- the LOC144581121 gene encoding uncharacterized protein LOC144581121 isoform X2, with amino-acid sequence MFTDVFQQMRSDKVNQAARRHRRKRRRSRKSKRCYYSTTRQDASVTNNVCEEKVKNGQPTPDNVFPTVPSALINMVAAGISSLGFGDQYAAVTHNVHEEKMNNGQPALHTVFSTAPPGLDATVTQNVHEQKMENGQPQTDKVLSTVPLCLGHMTAAGIPSMSIRDLYATITHSVHEQKMGYVQPAPDNVLLTRPPRLINMAGTGISSMSTRDLDATKTYNVLKEKMEKGEPQHGNISSTAPIGLTNVAGAAIPAMSTDGLYATVSHNVHEQRMENDQPQQDNVWPNILAWFINMAGAGIPAMSTRDLCMFIFYLYSPPWFPYAGIVP; translated from the exons ATGTTCACTGATGTTTTTCAGCAAATGAGGAGTGACAAAGTAAATCAGGCTGCAAGAAGGCATCGAAGGAAAAGGAGACGTTCCAGAAAATCCAAGAGATGCTATTATTCTACGACAAGGCAGG atgctagcGTCACTAACAATGTCTgtgaagaaaaggttaaaaatggCCAACCAACACCCGATAATGTCTTTCCAACTGTTCCATCAGCACTTATTAATATGGTAGCTGCTGGTATTTCATCCCTGGGTTTCGGTGATCAGT atgctgcggtGACTCACAACGTCCATGAAGAGAAGATGAATAACGGCCAACCAGCACTTCATACTGTGTtttcaactgctccaccaggtcttg atgctactgtcactcaaaatgtccatgaacagaagatggaaaatggccaACCCCAAACTGATAAAGTCTTGTCAACTGTTCCACTATGCCTTGGTCATATGACTGCAGCTGGTATTCCATCCATGAGTAtcagggatctgt ACGCTACCATCACTCACAGCGTCCATGAACAGAAGATGGGATATGTCCAACCAGCACCTGACAACGTGTTGTTGACACGTCCACCACGACTTATTAATATGGCAGGCACTGGTatttcatccatgagtaccagggatctgg atgctaccaAAACTTATAATGTCCTTaaggagaagatggaaaaggGCGAACCCCAACATGGCAACATCTCATCAACTGCTCCAATAGGACTTACTAATGTGGCAGGAGCTGCTATTCCAGCCATGAGTACCGATGGTCTGT ATGCCACCGTCAGTCACAATGTCCATGAACAGAGGATGGAAAATGACCAACCACAACAGGATAACGTCTGGCCAAATATTCTAGCATGGTTTATTAATATGGCAGGAGCTGGTATTCCAGcaatgagtaccagggatctgtgtatgttcattttttacttgtactctcctccttggtttccatatgcaGGCATAGTGCCATGA
- the LOC144581121 gene encoding uncharacterized protein LOC144581121 isoform X1, with protein sequence MFTDVFQQMRSDKVNQAARRHRRKRRRSRKSKRCYYSTTRQDASVTNNVCEEKVKNGQPTPDNVFPTVPSALINMVAAGISSLGFGDQYAAVTHNVHEEKMNNGQPALHTVFSTAPPGLDATVTQNVHEQKMENGQPQTDKVLSTVPLCLGHMTAAGIPSMSIRDLYATVTHNINEERMKNGQPQPDATITHSVHEQKMGYVQPAPDNVLLTRPPRLINMAGTGISSMSTRDLDATKTYNVLKEKMEKGEPQHGNISSTAPIGLTNVAGAAIPAMSTDGLYATVSHNVHEQRMENDQPQQDNVWPNILAWFINMAGAGIPAMSTRDLCMFIFYLYSPPWFPYAGIVP encoded by the exons ATGTTCACTGATGTTTTTCAGCAAATGAGGAGTGACAAAGTAAATCAGGCTGCAAGAAGGCATCGAAGGAAAAGGAGACGTTCCAGAAAATCCAAGAGATGCTATTATTCTACGACAAGGCAGG atgctagcGTCACTAACAATGTCTgtgaagaaaaggttaaaaatggCCAACCAACACCCGATAATGTCTTTCCAACTGTTCCATCAGCACTTATTAATATGGTAGCTGCTGGTATTTCATCCCTGGGTTTCGGTGATCAGT atgctgcggtGACTCACAACGTCCATGAAGAGAAGATGAATAACGGCCAACCAGCACTTCATACTGTGTtttcaactgctccaccaggtcttg atgctactgtcactcaaaatgtccatgaacagaagatggaaaatggccaACCCCAAACTGATAAAGTCTTGTCAACTGTTCCACTATGCCTTGGTCATATGACTGCAGCTGGTATTCCATCCATGAGTAtcagggatctgt atgctaccgTCACTCACAATATCAatgaagagagaatgaaaaatggcCAGCCCCAACCTg ACGCTACCATCACTCACAGCGTCCATGAACAGAAGATGGGATATGTCCAACCAGCACCTGACAACGTGTTGTTGACACGTCCACCACGACTTATTAATATGGCAGGCACTGGTatttcatccatgagtaccagggatctgg atgctaccaAAACTTATAATGTCCTTaaggagaagatggaaaaggGCGAACCCCAACATGGCAACATCTCATCAACTGCTCCAATAGGACTTACTAATGTGGCAGGAGCTGCTATTCCAGCCATGAGTACCGATGGTCTGT ATGCCACCGTCAGTCACAATGTCCATGAACAGAGGATGGAAAATGACCAACCACAACAGGATAACGTCTGGCCAAATATTCTAGCATGGTTTATTAATATGGCAGGAGCTGGTATTCCAGcaatgagtaccagggatctgtgtatgttcattttttacttgtactctcctccttggtttccatatgcaGGCATAGTGCCATGA